CCGACTCGAGGCGATACTTGGCGACTTCGAATTGGAGCTCGCCGACGGCCCCCAGAATAGGCTCCGTTCGCGGCGTGCCCCACGGATAGAAGACTTGCACGGCGCCCTCCTCACGCAACTGGGCGATCCCCTTTCCAAACGACTTGTAACCCGAGACGTCGATACTTCGTACCGACGCAAAATGTTCCGGAGCGAACGACGGGATCGGAGGAAAGCGCACCGGTTTGCCTTCGTAGAGCGTATCTCCAATGGCAAATGCGCCCGGATTAGCCAAACCGACGACATCGCCCGCATACGCCGTCTCCAGCGACTCGCGGTCGTCGGCGAAAAGCCGCATCGCCCGCGAAAGCCGCAGAGCCGCGCCGCTGCGTCCGTTGCGCACCGTCATGTCGCGCGAAAATTCGCCCGAGCAGACGCGCACAAAAGCAACACGGTCCCGATGACGCGGATCCATGTTTGCTTGGATCTTGAAAACAAAACCCGTAAACGCCTCGTCGGCCGGTTCGACGCCCGAGCGCGGTGACGGCGACGGCGCAATCTGCACGAATTCGTCCAAAAAGAGCTGCACGCCGAAGTTCGTGACCGCGCTTCCAAAGAAGACCGGCGTCGTGTCGCCTCGCAGCATCGCGGCCCGGTCGAATTGCTCGCCCGCGCCATCGAGCAGTTCGATTTCGTCGCGAAACCGCGCGTACACCGAGTCGCCGGCGAGCGCTCGCAGCTGCGAATCGCCGATATCGGTTACCGAGACGGCCGCGCGCGTCGCTCCGTGCGCGGCGCGCTCGAAACAATGCACCGCGTGCGATCGGCGGTCGTAGACGCCTTTGAAATCTTCGCCGTTTCCGAGCGGCCAATTCATCGGAAAAGCGCCGATGCCCAGCACGCTTTCCAGCTCGTCGAGCAATTCGAGCGGATCGCGACTCGGCCGGTCGAGCTTGTTCATGAACGTGAAGAGCGGAATGCCGCGGTCGCGGCAAATCGCAAACAGCTTTTTCGTTTGCGGCTCGACGCCCTTCGCGGCGTCGATAAGCATGACCGCGCTGTCGGCGGCGAGCAGCGTGCGATACGTATCTTCGCCGAAATCCTGGTGCCCGGGCGTGTCGAGCAGATTCATCGTATGACCGGCGTATGGAAACTGCAGCACCGTCGAGGTAATTGAAATACCGCGTTCGCGCTCGAGCGCCATCCAGTCGCTCGTCGCCTGTCGTTGCCGCTTGCGAGCCGAGACCTGTCCGGCGACGTGAATCGCGCCACCGTAGAGCAGTAACTTCTCGGTCAAGGTCGTCTTGCCGGCGTCCGGATGCGAAATGATCGCGAACGTCCGCCGCTTACGAACTTCTTCTCGTATGCTCACTCGAAAAAATTATACCCCATCATTGCTTCGCCGGCTGATAGATTCGTAACTCGTCGCCCTCCGGCGACACGCGAATCAAGGCAAGCGACGCAGCCGCTCGGTAGAACCGCGCGCGCGGCGGTATCCGCAGGCGGTCGGCACCTCGCCGCACGTAAGCTTCATCGCCCGCGATCGAAATGCTGCAATCGCCATAGACCAACGTCGCAGGCGGCAGAATCGGGACCGCGCCCGCCGGCAAGTGGCCGCGCAGATATGCCAACGGGCCGTGGGATTCCGACGTTTGCAACAAACACTCGGGCAACGCCGAGAGCGCCCAGGGCGCGTCGCCCCGCAAAGGTGCCGCGAC
This Candidatus Eremiobacterota bacterium DNA region includes the following protein-coding sequences:
- a CDS encoding peptide chain release factor 3, which produces MSIREEVRKRRTFAIISHPDAGKTTLTEKLLLYGGAIHVAGQVSARKRQRQATSDWMALERERGISITSTVLQFPYAGHTMNLLDTPGHQDFGEDTYRTLLAADSAVMLIDAAKGVEPQTKKLFAICRDRGIPLFTFMNKLDRPSRDPLELLDELESVLGIGAFPMNWPLGNGEDFKGVYDRRSHAVHCFERAAHGATRAAVSVTDIGDSQLRALAGDSVYARFRDEIELLDGAGEQFDRAAMLRGDTTPVFFGSAVTNFGVQLFLDEFVQIAPSPSPRSGVEPADEAFTGFVFKIQANMDPRHRDRVAFVRVCSGEFSRDMTVRNGRSGAALRLSRAMRLFADDRESLETAYAGDVVGLANPGAFAIGDTLYEGKPVRFPPIPSFAPEHFASVRSIDVSGYKSFGKGIAQLREEGAVQVFYPWGTPRTEPILGAVGELQFEVAKYRLESEYNVETRFDSLAYSLALAVEGEHANIAGAHLPSNARLVEDWHGRPIVLFESEWSVRLAMEWNPQLKFVPFSARLDEEAVA